One window of the Alphaproteobacteria bacterium genome contains the following:
- a CDS encoding MoaD/ThiS family protein, which produces MATVNFTAHLRRVAPAGSVSAEGDTVGAVLGQVFAGYPKLGTYVLDDQGRLRKHVAIFVDGERVMNDAVLDHEVRPDAEIYVMQALSGG; this is translated from the coding sequence ATGGCCACCGTCAACTTCACCGCCCATCTGCGCCGCGTCGCGCCCGCGGGTTCGGTCTCGGCCGAGGGCGATACCGTGGGTGCGGTGCTGGGCCAGGTGTTCGCCGGGTACCCGAAGCTCGGCACCTATGTGCTCGACGACCAGGGCCGGCTGCGCAAGCATGTGGCGATCTTCGTCGACGGCGAGCGGGTGATGAACGACGCTGTGCTGGACCATGAGGTCCGGCCCGACGCCGAAATCTATGTCATGCAGGCGCTGTCCGGCGGCTGA
- a CDS encoding ABC transporter permease has product MTAATHMVDAEARYRRAGWFTRLRLHPAGPVALLFLLLLAGCIVASLIFPDDFLFLSQRNATLLMRAIPTFGVVALGVGLLMIAGEFDLSVGSVFVAAPFAMASFYDASAPVIAGWGWFAEGEGAWLTANGVAWAISLIVALLVATAIGLLNAFITLYFRIPSFITTLGMLFIVRTAAPYIVNLYGGRTSLTIKVPEDFKAATWDNLFGFLPASFLWFLVFAAIAYLLLNRHFLGNHFFAAGGDTKAAQFAGINVVRTKTIAFVLSSVFATISGIFSITRLGKAETNPQLFIELYAVAICVVSGLSLFGGRGSVIGIVFGSAVYYLLGNIATHAQLPTYYLDAFAGMMIVFGVIINQLFRRRF; this is encoded by the coding sequence ATGACCGCCGCCACCCACATGGTCGACGCGGAGGCGCGCTATCGGCGTGCCGGCTGGTTCACCCGGCTGCGCCTGCACCCGGCCGGCCCGGTGGCGCTGCTGTTCCTGCTGCTGCTGGCCGGCTGCATCGTCGCCTCGCTGATCTTCCCCGACGATTTCCTGTTCCTGTCGCAGCGCAACGCGACACTGCTGATGCGCGCCATCCCGACCTTCGGCGTGGTCGCGCTCGGCGTCGGCCTGCTGATGATCGCCGGCGAGTTCGACCTCTCCGTCGGCTCGGTCTTCGTCGCGGCCCCGTTCGCGATGGCGTCCTTCTACGACGCTTCCGCGCCGGTCATCGCCGGGTGGGGCTGGTTCGCGGAGGGCGAGGGCGCCTGGCTGACGGCGAACGGCGTCGCCTGGGCGATCTCGCTGATCGTGGCGCTGCTGGTCGCGACGGCGATCGGCCTGCTCAACGCGTTCATCACGCTCTACTTCCGCATCCCGTCGTTCATCACGACGCTGGGGATGCTGTTCATCGTGCGCACCGCCGCGCCCTACATCGTCAATCTCTATGGCGGGCGCACCTCGCTGACGATCAAGGTGCCGGAGGACTTCAAGGCAGCGACCTGGGACAACCTGTTCGGCTTCCTGCCCGCCTCGTTCCTCTGGTTCCTGGTGTTTGCCGCGATCGCCTACCTGCTGCTGAACCGGCACTTCCTCGGCAATCACTTCTTCGCCGCCGGCGGCGACACCAAGGCGGCGCAGTTCGCCGGCATCAACGTCGTGCGCACCAAGACCATCGCCTTCGTGCTCAGCTCGGTCTTCGCGACGATCTCCGGCATTTTCTCGATCACCCGCCTGGGCAAGGCGGAGACCAACCCGCAGCTGTTCATCGAGCTCTATGCGGTGGCGATCTGCGTGGTCAGCGGGCTCTCGCTGTTCGGCGGCCGCGGCTCGGTGATCGGCATCGTGTTCGGCTCGGCGGTGTACTACCTGCTCGGCAACATCGCCACCCACGCCCAGCTGCCGACCTATTACCTCGACGCCTTCGCCGGCATGATGATCGTGTTCGGCGTCATCATCAATCAGCTGTTCAGGCGACGGTTCTAG
- a CDS encoding ATP-binding cassette domain-containing protein produces MSVETSEPAAAAATPRTAGATPLFEARGISKTYGHVNALMSVDFEVRRNEVVGLLGDNGAGKSTLIKILSGVVTPDRGQFFREGKPVDISTRRRSEEAGIQTIYQDIALVRSMSIMRNIYAGREPQGPLGFMRMGEMRRTAVEILDKYVRIAGITSPDLLVEELSGGQAQAVAIARAVHFKRDILLLDEPTSALSVRETEKVLAIMRELAESGVSCVFVTHNLYHAFRVCDRFAIMAHGQNVKSALKADTSLNELTDIIMTH; encoded by the coding sequence ATGAGCGTGGAAACCAGCGAACCGGCCGCTGCGGCCGCCACCCCGCGGACGGCCGGCGCGACCCCGCTGTTCGAGGCGCGCGGCATCTCCAAGACCTACGGCCATGTCAATGCGCTGATGAGCGTGGACTTCGAGGTGCGGCGGAACGAGGTCGTCGGCCTGCTCGGCGACAACGGCGCCGGCAAGTCGACGCTGATCAAGATCCTCTCCGGCGTGGTCACGCCGGATCGCGGCCAGTTCTTCCGCGAGGGCAAGCCGGTGGACATCAGCACGCGCCGCCGCTCGGAGGAAGCCGGCATCCAGACGATCTACCAGGACATCGCACTGGTCCGTTCGATGTCGATCATGCGCAACATCTACGCCGGGCGCGAGCCGCAGGGCCCGCTCGGCTTCATGCGCATGGGCGAAATGCGGCGGACCGCGGTCGAGATCCTCGACAAATACGTGCGCATCGCCGGCATCACCTCGCCCGATCTGCTGGTCGAGGAGCTGTCGGGCGGCCAGGCCCAGGCGGTGGCGATCGCGCGCGCGGTGCACTTCAAGCGCGACATCCTGCTGCTCGACGAGCCGACCAGCGCGCTGTCGGTGCGCGAGACCGAGAAGGTGCTGGCGATCATGCGCGAGCTGGCCGAGAGCGGGGTAAGCTGCGTCTTCGTCACCCACAATCTCTACCACGCGTTCCGCGTTTGCGACCGCTTCGCCATCATGGCGCACGGCCAGAACGTGAAGAGCGCGCTGAAGGCCGACACCTCGCTGAACGAGCTGACCGACATCATCATGACGCACTGA
- a CDS encoding ABC transporter permease: MRRRDQGPPWLVGLKRYQGISVVLVYGVFLAVCFVWSVSTPNFAFATTNNLTVLLALKIPTTAIAAIGVGLLMIAGEFDISTAGTYTLAAFIVAILFAQFEWPLILALIGGLVAVMIVGALNGYLTAWVGIPSFIATIGMMFFLRGVIRFVSINPESDQADSMPFFPCRTCEQAGGKQTDALTTLFTGEIVSPLYAQMVWLILIGFAAHLLLNRHRLGNHMFTTGGNRDAATAVGVNVKRTKLIAFIICATAAGFAGIMQATMINEIEPSFAVTSGFELKVIASVVVGGVSLMGGRGTVLGMILGAALIETVDNVLVLIAAPETLFKGLLGALIIAAVVLNTLVRGRR; the protein is encoded by the coding sequence ATGCGCCGCCGCGACCAGGGCCCGCCATGGCTGGTCGGCCTGAAGCGCTATCAGGGCATCAGCGTCGTGCTGGTGTACGGCGTGTTTCTTGCGGTCTGTTTTGTGTGGAGCGTCTCGACGCCCAACTTCGCCTTCGCCACCACCAACAACCTGACCGTGCTGCTGGCGCTGAAGATCCCGACCACGGCGATCGCGGCGATCGGCGTCGGCCTGCTGATGATCGCCGGCGAGTTCGACATCTCGACTGCCGGCACCTACACGCTGGCGGCGTTCATCGTGGCGATCCTGTTCGCGCAGTTCGAATGGCCGCTGATCCTCGCCCTGATCGGCGGGTTGGTCGCGGTGATGATCGTCGGCGCGCTCAACGGCTATCTGACCGCGTGGGTCGGCATTCCGTCGTTCATCGCCACCATCGGCATGATGTTCTTCCTGCGCGGTGTGATCCGCTTCGTTTCGATCAATCCGGAAAGCGACCAGGCCGACAGCATGCCGTTCTTTCCCTGCCGCACCTGCGAGCAGGCCGGGGGCAAGCAGACCGATGCGCTGACCACTCTGTTCACCGGCGAGATCGTCAGCCCGCTCTATGCCCAGATGGTATGGCTGATCCTGATCGGCTTTGCCGCGCACCTGCTGCTGAACCGGCACCGGCTCGGCAACCACATGTTCACCACCGGCGGCAACCGGGATGCCGCCACCGCCGTCGGCGTGAACGTCAAGCGAACCAAGCTGATCGCCTTCATCATCTGCGCCACCGCGGCCGGATTCGCCGGCATCATGCAGGCGACCATGATCAACGAGATCGAGCCGTCCTTCGCGGTGACCAGCGGTTTCGAGCTGAAGGTGATCGCTTCGGTGGTGGTCGGCGGCGTCAGCCTGATGGGCGGGCGCGGGACGGTGCTCGGCATGATCCTGGGCGCCGCGCTGATCGAGACGGTCGACAACGTGCTGGTGCTGATCGCGGCACCGGAGACGCTGTTCAAGGGCCTGCTCGGCGCCCTGATTATCGCCGCGGTCGTTCTGAACACCCTGGTACGCGGGCGGCGCTGA
- a CDS encoding transglutaminase-like cysteine peptidase yields MALAAPAQALTLFDPSREFAMPGPAAFPKYAEMVQRYTAQYQQMTSACTTGAFALCAHIARWADFINRSEGMSGMPLFEAVNTYFNGFDYVTDPSNWQTADYWETPLQFYDVYGDCEDYAISKYFTLRGLGVPAAAMRIVVVMDENLGIQHAILAVNTGSDVVLLDNQISGVVSASRVAHYTPIMSINEVGAWRSR; encoded by the coding sequence TTGGCCCTGGCTGCTCCGGCGCAGGCGCTGACGCTGTTCGATCCGTCGCGCGAGTTCGCGATGCCGGGGCCTGCGGCCTTCCCGAAATACGCGGAGATGGTGCAGCGCTACACCGCCCAGTACCAGCAGATGACCAGCGCCTGCACCACCGGTGCGTTTGCCCTGTGCGCGCACATCGCGCGCTGGGCCGACTTCATCAACCGCTCGGAGGGAATGAGCGGCATGCCGCTGTTCGAGGCGGTCAACACCTATTTCAATGGCTTCGACTATGTCACCGATCCGTCGAACTGGCAGACGGCCGACTACTGGGAGACGCCGCTGCAGTTCTACGATGTCTACGGCGATTGCGAGGATTATGCGATCAGCAAGTACTTCACGCTGCGCGGGCTGGGCGTTCCGGCCGCCGCGATGCGCATCGTCGTGGTGATGGACGAGAATCTCGGCATCCAGCATGCGATCCTGGCGGTGAACACCGGCAGCGACGTGGTGCTGCTCGACAATCAGATTTCCGGCGTCGTTTCCGCCAGCCGGGTGGCCCACTACACCCCGATCATGTCGATCAACGAGGTGGGCGCCTGGCGCAGCCGTTGA
- a CDS encoding TAXI family TRAP transporter solute-binding subunit: MLRLLCLAAILTGGLASGPAATQDIRAYAFATGTTGGVYYPVGVAIEALVKALLRDRAGFELSVQPTAGSGANIDLLRDGSASLALVQGLHARQAASGVDLPDDPRAQPDSGAALRSIAMLWPDVMHVALREPLVQSGFVDDLSSVGAARLSFGRRDSGSRASTVAILTNLGIEPLALDPVDVGGYDAAVTAFVEGRIDGIVMFGGIPMPAMVRLANAAGADLRLLQFDEAEIARANGPFTDLWVPHVVPAGTYGLGADITTLAEPNALLVRSDMPEQDVYLITRAIFENLSFLGNMHPAARAIAPDTALRGMVFPLHPGALRYFDEIGLAVPDRLRTLP, from the coding sequence ATGCTTCGCCTGCTCTGCCTCGCGGCGATCCTGACCGGCGGACTGGCATCCGGACCCGCCGCCACCCAGGACATTCGCGCCTATGCCTTTGCCACCGGCACCACCGGCGGGGTCTACTATCCCGTGGGCGTGGCCATCGAGGCCCTGGTCAAGGCGCTGCTGAGGGATCGCGCCGGGTTCGAACTCAGCGTCCAGCCCACCGCCGGCTCCGGCGCCAACATCGACCTGTTGCGCGACGGGTCCGCCTCACTGGCCCTGGTTCAAGGCCTGCACGCGCGCCAGGCCGCGTCCGGCGTCGACCTGCCGGACGACCCGCGCGCGCAGCCGGACAGCGGCGCGGCGCTGCGCTCGATCGCCATGCTCTGGCCCGACGTCATGCATGTGGCGCTGCGTGAGCCGCTGGTGCAGTCGGGCTTCGTCGACGATCTGTCGTCGGTGGGCGCGGCGCGGCTGAGCTTCGGCCGGCGGGACTCCGGCTCGCGCGCCTCGACCGTCGCGATCCTGACCAATCTGGGCATCGAGCCGCTGGCGCTGGACCCGGTCGACGTCGGCGGCTACGACGCGGCGGTCACCGCGTTCGTCGAGGGCAGGATCGACGGCATCGTCATGTTCGGCGGCATCCCGATGCCGGCCATGGTGCGACTCGCCAACGCTGCCGGCGCCGATCTGCGCCTGCTGCAATTCGACGAGGCGGAAATCGCCCGCGCCAACGGACCGTTCACGGACCTGTGGGTACCCCATGTGGTGCCGGCCGGCACCTATGGCCTGGGGGCCGACATCACCACGCTCGCCGAGCCGAACGCCCTGCTGGTCCGGTCCGACATGCCGGAACAGGACGTCTATCTGATAACCCGCGCGATCTTCGAGAACCTCTCGTTCCTCGGCAACATGCATCCGGCCGCGCGCGCCATCGCGCCGGATACAGCCCTGCGCGGCATGGTATTCCCGCTTCACCCGGGCGCGCTGCGCTACTTCGACGAGATCGGCCTCGCGGTGCCGGACCGCCTGCGCACGCTGCCCTGA
- a CDS encoding exo-alpha-sialidase, protein MGKSVLVSTRKGLFTLARRANGWAVDRVDFLGTPISIALADTRDGALYAAHDNGHFGTRLHRREAGGAWQEVAAPAFPKVEGADETDGSKAPAVGLIWELVAGPAARPGELWAGTIPGGLFRSADRGDSWQLVDSLWNEPRRAKWFGGGKDQPGIHSVVIDPRDGDSITLAVSCGGVWKSGDAGTSWKQAGTGMRADFLPPEQAYDETNQDPHRLVLCPTAPDVMWVQHHCGRFRSTDAGATFAEISGTPPSAFGFAVAAHPTDPDTAWFVPAVKDEFRYPADGRVVVARTRDGGRSFETLTRGLPQSHAYDLVYRHGLAVDDAGGTLAMGSTSGGVWLSEDGGDSWAALDARLPPVYAIGFGD, encoded by the coding sequence ATGGGCAAGTCCGTTCTGGTCTCGACGCGCAAGGGGCTGTTCACGCTGGCGCGGCGCGCCAATGGCTGGGCCGTTGACCGCGTCGATTTCCTCGGCACGCCGATCTCGATCGCGCTGGCCGATACGCGCGACGGCGCGCTCTATGCCGCCCACGACAACGGTCATTTCGGCACCAGGCTGCACCGCCGCGAGGCCGGCGGCGCCTGGCAGGAGGTGGCCGCCCCGGCCTTCCCCAAGGTCGAGGGCGCGGACGAGACCGACGGCAGCAAGGCGCCGGCGGTCGGGCTGATCTGGGAACTGGTCGCCGGGCCCGCTGCGCGCCCCGGCGAGTTGTGGGCCGGCACCATCCCGGGCGGCCTGTTCCGCTCGGCCGACCGCGGCGACAGCTGGCAGCTGGTCGACTCGCTGTGGAACGAGCCGCGGCGCGCCAAGTGGTTCGGCGGCGGCAAGGACCAGCCCGGCATCCATTCGGTGGTGATCGACCCGCGCGATGGCGACAGCATCACGCTCGCCGTCTCCTGCGGCGGGGTGTGGAAGAGCGGCGACGCCGGCACCAGCTGGAAGCAGGCCGGCACCGGCATGCGGGCCGACTTCCTGCCGCCGGAGCAGGCCTATGACGAGACCAACCAGGACCCGCACCGGCTGGTACTCTGTCCGACCGCCCCGGACGTGATGTGGGTGCAGCACCACTGCGGCCGCTTCCGCTCCACCGATGCCGGCGCGACCTTTGCCGAGATCAGCGGCACGCCGCCGTCGGCCTTCGGTTTCGCGGTCGCCGCCCATCCAACCGACCCCGACACGGCTTGGTTCGTGCCGGCGGTCAAGGACGAGTTCCGCTATCCCGCCGACGGACGGGTGGTGGTCGCGCGCACCCGCGACGGCGGCCGCAGCTTCGAGACCCTGACCCGCGGGCTGCCGCAGAGCCATGCCTACGACCTGGTTTACCGCCACGGCCTGGCCGTCGACGACGCCGGCGGGACGCTGGCCATGGGTTCGACCAGCGGCGGCGTCTGGCTCAGCGAGGACGGCGGCGACAGCTGGGCCGCCCTGGACGCCCGGCTGCCGCCCGTCTACGCGATCGGCTTCGGCGACTGA